Proteins encoded by one window of Dioscorea cayenensis subsp. rotundata cultivar TDr96_F1 chromosome 20, TDr96_F1_v2_PseudoChromosome.rev07_lg8_w22 25.fasta, whole genome shotgun sequence:
- the LOC120251201 gene encoding 50S ribosomal protein L7/L12-like, with protein sequence MNPLFRCGHRLLRPIPSTATIRISGCFYSQPTAARKEEEHEIFDQRKLPADYDPANFDPTDHRGPPTARVWRLVDEVSSLTLSEVTDLSSILASKLRMKEPPVIAVMNSGTGFAGGISPGGNEAGVTKEDKKQEKTVFELKLESFEVASKIKVIKEVRGFTDLGLKEAKELVEKTPIVIKGGVSKEEGQQIIEKMKAVGAKVVLE encoded by the coding sequence ATGAACCCTCTCTTCCGATGCGGCCATCGTCTTCTTCGCCCAATTCCATCCACCGCCACCATTCGCATCTCCGGCTGCTTTTACTCCCAGCCAACAGCAGCTAGGAAAGAAGAGGAGCACGAGATCTTTGACCAGCGGAAGCTGCCGGCGGACTACGATCCGGCAAACTTCGACCCCACCGACCACCGTGGCCCTCCGACTGCCCGTGTCTGGCGCCTCGTCGACGAGGTCTCCTCTCTCACTCTTTCCGAGGTCACCGACCTCTCTTCAATCCTCGCCTCCAAGCTCCGGATGAAAGAACCGCCGGTCATCGCCGTCATGAACTCTGGCACCGGATTCGCTGGTGGGATATCTCCGGGTGGCAACGAGGCTGGGGTCACGAAGGAGGATAAGAAGCAGGAGAAGACGGTGTTTGAGCTGAAGCTGGAGTCTTTCGAGGTTGCGTCCAAGATAAAGGTGATCAAGGAGGTTAGAGGGTTCACTGATTTGGGGCTGAAAGAGGCCAAAGAGTTGGTGGAGAAGACGCCAATTGTTATTAAGGGTGGGGTGTCCAAGGAGGAGGGGCAGCAAATAATTGAGAAAATGAAGGCTGTTGGAGCGAAGGTGGTGTtggagtga